From the Microbacterium thalassium genome, one window contains:
- a CDS encoding ABC transporter permease has protein sequence MNAAMRVEAVKLMRSRVGVIGSAAIVAGILVLCAGMMLALATGDPQLTAKLGPDASLTWDGLWNTAAQITSAGGLLAFGVVAAWMFGREFGDGTITGLFALPVGRGAIAAAKLIVFAAWGAAVSILLAGVLVALGLIAGFGWPDAAAWAGAGRQIALGVFSAGLAVPAAWVATSARSLLGGVSVAIGLVVVAQVGVVAGAGGWMPLAAPALWAISAGTAVNGAQLGVTVALVALCAAGTAWWWHRLQLDR, from the coding sequence GTGAACGCCGCGATGCGCGTCGAGGCGGTGAAGCTGATGCGCTCGCGCGTCGGCGTCATCGGCAGCGCCGCGATCGTCGCGGGCATCCTCGTGCTGTGCGCGGGCATGATGCTGGCGCTGGCGACCGGCGACCCGCAGCTCACCGCCAAGCTCGGGCCCGATGCGAGCCTCACGTGGGACGGCCTGTGGAACACCGCCGCTCAGATCACGTCGGCCGGCGGCCTGCTGGCGTTCGGGGTGGTCGCGGCCTGGATGTTCGGGCGCGAGTTCGGCGACGGGACCATCACCGGCCTTTTCGCGCTGCCCGTCGGCCGCGGCGCGATCGCGGCGGCGAAGCTGATCGTCTTCGCCGCCTGGGGCGCGGCGGTCAGCATCCTGCTCGCCGGCGTCCTCGTCGCACTCGGCCTGATCGCGGGATTCGGGTGGCCGGATGCGGCGGCCTGGGCCGGCGCTGGACGCCAGATCGCACTGGGGGTGTTCAGCGCGGGCCTCGCGGTGCCGGCGGCCTGGGTCGCGACCTCTGCCCGGTCGCTGCTGGGCGGCGTGAGCGTCGCGATCGGGCTCGTCGTCGTGGCACAGGTGGGGGTGGTCGCCGGAGCAGGCGGATGGATGCCGCTGGCCGCGCCCGCGCTGTGGGCGATCTCCGCCGGAACCGCGGTCAACGGCGCGCAGCTGGGCGTGACCGTCGCGCTCGTCGCGCTGTGCGCCGCGGGAACCGCGTGGTGGTGGCACCGGCTCCAACTCGACCGCTGA
- a CDS encoding ABC transporter ATP-binding protein has protein sequence MTGLELRDVTRVFRGGAGVFGLDLSIATGEIVALVGLNGAGKTTLMRLALGMLRPDAGEVRVLGHPLARTPAAAWARAGHLVEMPLAYPELTARQNLRASAQLRGADPACVDRALDRWVLGAYADRPVRRLSLGNRQRVGLAAALQHGPDLVVLDEPTNALDPAGVLVLRDALVERADAGAAVLVSSHHLDEVSRIAHRIVVMNGGRLIGELAPGEPELERVFFEQVRSDDERRAVAP, from the coding sequence GTGACCGGGCTCGAACTGCGCGACGTCACACGGGTGTTCCGCGGCGGCGCAGGCGTCTTCGGCCTCGACCTGTCGATCGCCACGGGCGAGATCGTCGCGCTCGTGGGGCTGAACGGCGCGGGCAAGACCACCCTCATGCGACTCGCGCTGGGCATGCTGCGACCGGATGCCGGCGAGGTCCGCGTGCTCGGGCATCCGCTCGCGCGCACCCCTGCGGCGGCCTGGGCGCGCGCCGGCCATCTCGTCGAGATGCCGCTTGCCTACCCCGAGCTGACGGCCCGGCAGAACCTCCGCGCGTCCGCGCAGCTGCGCGGCGCCGATCCGGCGTGCGTCGACCGGGCCCTGGATCGCTGGGTGCTGGGCGCATACGCCGACCGGCCCGTGCGTCGCCTGTCGCTCGGCAACCGCCAGCGAGTGGGGCTCGCGGCGGCTCTGCAGCACGGGCCCGACCTGGTCGTGCTCGACGAGCCGACGAACGCCCTGGATCCGGCAGGCGTGCTGGTGCTGCGAGACGCGCTGGTGGAGCGGGCGGATGCCGGCGCCGCCGTCCTGGTGAGCAGCCACCACCTCGACGAGGTGTCGCGCATCGCGCACCGGATCGTCGTGATGAACGGCGGCCGCCTCATCGGCGAGCTGGCGCCGGGCGAGCCCGAGCTCGAGCGCGTCTTCTTCGAGCAGGTGCGCTCGGACGACGAGCGTCGGGCGGTGGCGCCGTGA